The proteins below come from a single Kryptolebias marmoratus isolate JLee-2015 linkage group LG12, ASM164957v2, whole genome shotgun sequence genomic window:
- the pyya gene encoding peptide YY-A, whose amino-acid sequence MMLKPWTMLVAIVVFVLVCLGALADAYPPKPENPGEDAPPEELAKYYTALRHYINLITRQRYGKRSAQEDVVAELLFGDNSNRDHRSRYDDSYIW is encoded by the exons ATGATGCTGAAGCCATGGACGATGCTGGTGGCCATAGTGGTGTTTGTGCTGGTATGTCTGGGGGCACTGGCAGATGCCTATCCTCCAAAACCAGAAAACCCTGGTGAGGATGCACCACCTGAAGAGCTGGCAAAATACTACACCGCCCTGAGACACTATATCAACCTGATCACCAGACAGAG GTATGGTAAGCGCTCTGCTCAGGAGGATGTGGTTGCAGAGTTGCTGTTTGGTGACAACAGCAACAGAGATCACAGATCAAG ATATGATGACTCCTACATCTGGTGA